The following are from one region of the Bacillus methanolicus MGA3 genome:
- the gcvPA gene encoding aminomethyl-transferring glycine dehydrogenase subunit GcvPA, with protein MKHRYLPMTEQDKKAMLETIGVSSIDDLFSDIPERVRFKGEYNIKPAKSESSLMKELAFLAEKNADLKKNTSFLGAGVYDHYIPVIVDHVISRSEFYTAYTPYQPEISQGELQAIFEFQTMICELTGMEVANSSMYDGATALAEAAMLSAGQTRRKKVVISSAVHPEAKEVVKTYAKGQYIEVVEVPYKDGITDIEQLKNMVTDEVAAVIVQYPNFFGRIEPLKEIEEIAHGQKAMFVVSSNPLALGVLRPPGNFGADIVVGDAQPFGIPTAFGGPHCGYFAVTSKLMRKLPGRLVGQTVDEEGRRGFVLTLQAREQHIRRDKATSNICSNQALNALAASVAMTALGKKGVKEMAVANIQKAHYAKKAFIKNGFELVFDGPAFNEFIVKLNKSVKDVNKALLQKGIIGGYDLGHDFSELENHMLVAVTELRTKEEIDTFVKELGDFHA; from the coding sequence ATGAAGCATCGCTATTTACCGATGACAGAACAGGACAAAAAGGCAATGTTGGAAACAATCGGCGTATCCTCTATTGATGACCTGTTCAGCGATATTCCAGAACGCGTCCGTTTTAAGGGCGAATATAACATAAAACCAGCAAAGTCTGAATCATCTTTAATGAAAGAATTAGCTTTTTTGGCTGAAAAAAATGCAGATTTAAAGAAAAATACCTCTTTTCTCGGAGCAGGTGTTTATGATCATTACATTCCGGTCATTGTAGACCATGTTATTTCTCGTTCAGAATTTTATACAGCGTATACACCGTATCAGCCTGAAATTTCTCAAGGTGAACTTCAAGCTATTTTTGAATTCCAAACAATGATCTGCGAATTAACTGGAATGGAAGTAGCCAATTCCTCCATGTATGACGGCGCAACAGCTCTGGCGGAAGCCGCCATGTTAAGCGCAGGACAAACAAGGAGAAAGAAAGTAGTTATTTCCTCAGCAGTTCATCCAGAAGCAAAAGAAGTCGTAAAGACATATGCGAAAGGACAATATATTGAGGTAGTCGAAGTTCCCTATAAAGACGGGATCACAGATATTGAGCAACTGAAAAATATGGTGACAGATGAGGTGGCGGCTGTCATTGTACAGTATCCAAATTTCTTCGGCCGCATAGAACCTTTAAAAGAGATTGAGGAAATAGCTCATGGCCAAAAAGCGATGTTTGTTGTTTCAAGTAATCCGCTTGCACTTGGTGTGTTAAGGCCGCCAGGGAACTTCGGAGCCGATATCGTTGTCGGTGATGCTCAGCCATTTGGAATACCGACAGCTTTTGGCGGTCCTCATTGCGGTTACTTTGCTGTTACGAGCAAACTGATGCGAAAATTGCCTGGCCGGCTTGTTGGCCAAACAGTGGATGAGGAAGGGCGCCGAGGTTTTGTTCTGACTCTACAAGCACGCGAACAACACATCCGCCGCGACAAAGCAACTTCCAATATTTGTTCCAACCAGGCACTAAATGCACTTGCGGCCTCTGTTGCCATGACGGCTTTAGGAAAAAAAGGTGTGAAAGAGATGGCTGTTGCCAATATTCAAAAGGCTCATTATGCGAAAAAAGCATTCATAAAAAATGGTTTTGAGCTTGTCTTTGATGGCCCTGCTTTTAATGAATTTATTGTGAAGCTGAATAAGTCGGTGAAAGATGTAAACAAGGCTCTTTTACAAAAGGGAATCATTGGCGGATATGATCTCGGGCATGATTTTTCAGAATTGGAAAATCATATGTTAGTCGCCGTAACGGAATTAAGAACAAAAGAAGAGATTGATACTTTCGTGAAAGAATTGGGGGATTTCCATGCATAA
- the gcvT gene encoding glycine cleavage system aminomethyltransferase GcvT has translation MSELKRTPLFDTYKEYGAKTIDFGGWELPVQFSSIKEEHEAVRTKAGLFDVSHMGEIEVKGTGSLEYLQKMLTNDVSKLKTGGAQYSAMCYENGGTVDDLLVYKLEEDHYLLVVNAANIDKDFNWLKDHLDENVEINDLSEQTAQLALQGPLAEEVLQKLTPETNLNNIGFFKFQQDVNINGKKALVSRTGYTGEDGFEIYCDANDAPVLWKEILEAGKEFCILPCGLGARDTLRFEACLALYGQELSPEISPLEAGIGFAVKLNKDADFIGKDALKQQKENGVPRKLVGVEMIDRGIPRHGYQVYKGDEKIGEVTSGTQSPTLKKNIGLALVKAEEAELGNEVDIEIRSKRLKAVIVSTPFYKREKKSQGGK, from the coding sequence ATGTCTGAACTTAAGCGCACACCGTTATTTGATACGTATAAGGAATATGGTGCAAAGACTATCGATTTTGGAGGCTGGGAATTGCCTGTCCAATTCTCAAGCATCAAAGAGGAACATGAGGCTGTCCGGACAAAGGCAGGATTATTTGATGTTTCTCACATGGGAGAAATTGAAGTAAAAGGAACAGGTAGTCTAGAGTATTTACAAAAAATGTTAACTAATGATGTCTCAAAATTAAAAACGGGAGGTGCCCAATATTCGGCGATGTGCTATGAAAACGGGGGCACTGTTGACGATCTTCTCGTTTATAAGCTGGAAGAAGACCACTATCTGCTTGTTGTAAATGCTGCAAATATCGATAAGGATTTCAATTGGCTCAAAGATCATTTAGATGAAAATGTTGAAATTAATGATTTGTCTGAACAAACAGCTCAATTGGCACTGCAAGGTCCGCTAGCAGAAGAAGTTCTTCAAAAACTAACACCAGAAACAAATCTAAACAATATTGGCTTTTTTAAATTCCAGCAGGATGTGAACATTAATGGGAAAAAAGCGCTTGTCTCAAGAACGGGATATACCGGTGAAGACGGATTTGAAATTTATTGTGATGCAAATGATGCACCAGTTCTTTGGAAGGAGATCCTTGAGGCAGGAAAGGAATTCTGCATATTGCCATGCGGATTAGGAGCACGCGATACGTTGCGCTTTGAAGCATGCCTTGCGCTTTACGGCCAGGAACTTTCTCCAGAGATCAGCCCGCTTGAAGCGGGAATCGGATTTGCCGTAAAGCTTAATAAAGATGCTGATTTTATTGGCAAAGATGCATTAAAACAACAAAAAGAAAACGGGGTCCCGAGAAAGCTTGTCGGCGTAGAAATGATCGACAGAGGGATTCCGCGCCACGGTTATCAAGTATATAAAGGTGACGAAAAAATCGGAGAAGTTACTAGCGGAACACAATCTCCAACATTGAAGAAAAATATCGGGCTTGCCTTAGTAAAAGCGGAGGAAGCAGAACTTGGCAATGAAGTCGACATTGAAATCCGTAGCAAGCGTCTAAAAGCAGTTATTGTGTCAACACCTTTTTATAAAAGAGAAAAGAAGTCACAGGGAGGAAAGTAA
- a CDS encoding DEAD/DEAH box helicase: protein MTVQIEFDSSWQDEFLQRITNDGPWGNWELFKLAVEVEKHTVIPEFEGLQAPKHLPNLTPLPHQLEAARQVVENMHGKAILADEVGLGKTIEAGLILKEYMIRGLVKKVLILVPASLVTQWASELNTKFFIPAITQRKSYVWDQCDVVVSSIDTAKRSPHREIIYEQDYDLIIIDEAHKLKNNKTKNYEFVQNLKKKFCLLLTATPIQNRIEEIFHLVSLLKPGHLGNESAFFEKYKRDSRSFNDDERLRELVNKVMIRNRRTDTGIEWTKRHVETIPIELTKEERELYDAVTDLRSEGNWVNSSQFSVMTLQREACSSREAVFYTLKNMLEKQESPSKAFQEQIQYLVSKVEAVKTNSKAKKALELIQKINDKVIIFTEYRATQMYLQWFLKQHGITSVPFRGGFKRGKKDWMRELFQNQAQVLIATEAGGEGINLQFCNHIINFDLPWNPMRLEQRIGRIHRLGQEKDVIIYNFATKDTVEEHILKLLYEKIYLFEKVIGELDDILTKLEFGNIEDHLVEIFGRSASEGEMRIKMENLSSMIQFAEEIKEGELRAATGNSSIS from the coding sequence ATGACGGTGCAGATTGAGTTCGATTCTTCCTGGCAGGATGAATTTTTACAACGGATTACTAATGATGGCCCCTGGGGAAACTGGGAGTTATTTAAACTAGCCGTTGAAGTGGAAAAACATACGGTCATCCCTGAATTCGAAGGTCTGCAGGCTCCGAAGCACCTGCCAAATTTGACTCCATTGCCCCATCAGCTTGAAGCCGCTAGACAAGTTGTTGAAAACATGCACGGCAAAGCCATTTTGGCTGATGAAGTAGGTCTGGGAAAAACAATTGAAGCGGGCCTGATACTAAAGGAATATATGATTCGGGGTCTCGTAAAAAAAGTGCTTATTCTTGTTCCGGCTTCACTTGTTACCCAATGGGCGAGTGAATTGAATACAAAATTCTTTATCCCGGCCATCACTCAGCGAAAAAGCTATGTATGGGACCAGTGCGATGTTGTTGTATCTTCGATCGATACAGCCAAAAGAAGCCCTCATAGAGAAATAATTTACGAACAGGATTATGATTTGATTATTATCGACGAAGCTCACAAGCTCAAAAATAATAAAACAAAAAACTACGAGTTTGTTCAAAACTTAAAAAAGAAATTCTGCCTACTATTAACAGCTACACCCATTCAAAACCGGATAGAAGAAATCTTTCATTTAGTTTCTTTATTAAAACCAGGGCATTTAGGCAATGAATCTGCTTTCTTTGAAAAGTACAAAAGGGACTCACGGTCGTTTAATGATGACGAACGCCTTCGTGAGCTTGTTAATAAGGTCATGATACGAAACAGGAGGACCGACACCGGGATTGAGTGGACAAAACGGCATGTTGAAACGATACCGATCGAGCTTACAAAAGAAGAACGGGAGCTTTATGATGCAGTAACGGACTTGCGGAGTGAAGGCAACTGGGTCAACTCAAGCCAATTTTCAGTTATGACACTGCAGCGGGAAGCATGCAGCAGCAGGGAAGCTGTTTTTTATACGTTAAAAAATATGCTTGAAAAGCAAGAATCGCCTTCAAAAGCATTTCAAGAGCAAATACAATACCTAGTCTCAAAAGTGGAAGCTGTAAAAACGAATTCGAAAGCAAAAAAAGCTCTTGAACTTATTCAAAAAATAAATGACAAAGTCATCATTTTCACAGAGTACAGAGCAACCCAAATGTATTTGCAATGGTTTTTAAAACAACACGGCATCACCTCTGTCCCTTTTAGGGGAGGCTTTAAACGCGGCAAAAAAGACTGGATGAGAGAATTATTTCAAAATCAAGCTCAAGTGTTAATAGCGACGGAAGCTGGCGGCGAAGGAATTAACCTTCAATTTTGCAATCACATCATTAACTTTGACCTTCCGTGGAATCCGATGCGATTAGAGCAGCGAATTGGGCGGATTCACAGACTTGGCCAGGAAAAAGATGTGATCATCTACAATTTTGCTACAAAAGATACTGTTGAAGAACATATATTAAAACTGCTATATGAAAAAATTTATTTGTTTGAAAAAGTGATTGGTGAGCTCGATGATATATTGACAAAGCTTGAGTTTGGAAATATCGAAGATCATTTAGTTGAAATATTCGGACGATCAGCTTCTGAAGGGGAAATGAGAATAAAAATGGAAAACCTTTCTTCAATGATTCAATTTGCAGAAGAAATAAAAGAGGGTGAGCTTCGTGCAGCAACAGGAAATTCATCAATTTCTTGA
- a CDS encoding YqhG family protein, with translation MQQQEIHQFLERYFHANGCEIIENSPGHITVQLTIELDKELMNRPFYWHYLEKTGGVPNPMKLTMITNSAAAPEQIKGENIYFGSPRLHQIFKSTKNLAGYIRLYENRSLKQQQQTPLLPWLGINVKISYQCDRKRDIFKSIGLQLINGQMVENFHDRLLKIPLTPKIPDYSFTLSPLVMPKSGIMRIENYIRNYLGQEDHTWADEAIKRWQKDLELLDHFYEGEEERESYEIEKKALQEQYEPKIKISIINGGLFYLTEKSI, from the coding sequence GTGCAGCAACAGGAAATTCATCAATTTCTTGAAAGATATTTTCATGCCAATGGGTGCGAAATTATAGAAAATAGTCCCGGACACATAACCGTTCAATTAACAATTGAACTTGATAAAGAACTAATGAACAGACCTTTTTACTGGCATTACCTTGAAAAAACCGGTGGGGTTCCAAACCCAATGAAGCTAACGATGATAACAAATTCAGCTGCTGCACCTGAACAAATAAAAGGAGAAAACATCTATTTCGGCTCACCCCGCCTTCATCAAATTTTCAAGTCAACGAAAAATCTTGCCGGTTATATACGGCTTTACGAAAACCGAAGCTTGAAACAACAGCAGCAAACACCGCTATTACCCTGGCTAGGTATAAATGTAAAAATTTCATATCAGTGCGACCGGAAACGAGATATCTTCAAATCAATTGGTTTGCAGTTAATCAACGGACAAATGGTTGAAAATTTTCATGACAGACTGCTAAAAATCCCATTAACACCAAAAATACCTGATTATTCATTTACTCTTTCCCCGCTCGTCATGCCAAAAAGTGGAATAATGAGAATTGAAAACTATATAAGAAATTATCTTGGACAGGAAGACCATACATGGGCAGACGAAGCTATAAAGCGCTGGCAAAAAGATTTGGAATTATTGGATCATTTTTATGAGGGAGAAGAGGAAAGAGAAAGTTATGAAATTGAAAAAAAAGCACTTCAAGAACAATATGAACCGAAGATAAAGATATCGATTATTAACGGCGGTTTATTTTATCTTACAGAAAAATCCATTTAA
- a CDS encoding YqzE family protein — MKTNDYVKYITQTVIKYIDQPKDDRKRIRAEKKEKKGTFLFRWFGILPYVFLARIRKK, encoded by the coding sequence ATGAAAACGAATGATTATGTGAAATATATTACGCAAACCGTAATCAAATATATTGACCAGCCAAAAGATGATCGGAAACGAATCCGTGCGGAAAAAAAAGAAAAGAAAGGGACATTTTTATTTCGCTGGTTTGGTATTTTGCCATACGTCTTTTTGGCAAGAATTAGAAAAAAGTAA
- a CDS encoding shikimate kinase, protein MKQMPVNRSIITTGGGIVLKEENRRWMKENGVVVFLYAEPEEIFKRIENDDSRPLLKTNKKAAIKELFQARLSLYKEAADFTIDTTGKDITEIIKEIEEGLTKE, encoded by the coding sequence TTGAAACAGATGCCAGTAAATCGTTCGATCATTACAACCGGGGGAGGCATTGTACTTAAGGAGGAAAACCGCAGGTGGATGAAGGAAAATGGGGTTGTCGTGTTTTTATATGCCGAACCGGAGGAAATTTTTAAACGAATCGAAAATGATGATTCTAGGCCTTTGCTAAAAACGAATAAAAAAGCCGCAATCAAAGAACTTTTTCAGGCGCGCCTTTCTTTATACAAAGAAGCAGCCGATTTTACAATTGATACAACCGGAAAGGATATCACCGAGATTATAAAAGAAATAGAGGAAGGTTTAACAAAGGAATGA
- a CDS encoding shikimate kinase, whose protein sequence is MKAIYLIGFMGSGKTTVGKSMSAKWNWPVFDTDEELEKKVKKKH, encoded by the coding sequence ATGAAAGCTATTTATTTAATCGGTTTTATGGGTTCGGGGAAAACGACGGTTGGGAAATCTATGAGTGCTAAATGGAATTGGCCTGTGTTTGATACGGATGAGGAACTTGAAAAAAAAGTAAAAAAAAAGCATTAA
- the comGG gene encoding competence type IV pilus minor pilin ComGG, which yields MINNERGFTFPLSYSLFLVLSVFLLIHAEQFLSEKKLLRETESILKQEYYMMSSVKKMEKMLQEKNEFNTINGVFQYTHGEVDYQVNHVTNSIIQATFRLKLDSGEEYLGFVFYDKDLRKMIKWVEKN from the coding sequence ATGATCAATAATGAGCGCGGTTTTACTTTTCCGTTGTCATACAGTTTATTTCTTGTATTATCTGTTTTTTTACTTATTCATGCAGAACAATTTCTTTCTGAGAAAAAACTTTTGCGAGAAACAGAAAGCATTTTAAAGCAAGAATATTACATGATGAGCTCGGTAAAAAAAATGGAAAAGATGCTCCAAGAAAAAAACGAATTCAATACTATAAATGGCGTCTTTCAATATACACATGGAGAGGTGGATTATCAAGTTAATCATGTAACGAACAGCATCATTCAAGCCACTTTCCGATTAAAACTAGATTCAGGTGAGGAGTATTTAGGATTTGTTTTTTATGACAAAGATCTTAGGAAAATGATAAAATGGGTAGAAAAAAACTGA
- the comGF gene encoding competence type IV pilus minor pilin ComGF, with protein MRKDFSIQLKNARRLNNKGFTMLEMLFAFAIFCLIISYIPIFYKIVIHEESLNKRLAMMEWEVFVSQVKKEIRMSDRLQISGSKLFLEKNGKLILYEMYGENLRRRVDFTGHEVLLQQVHSIHFQKLHNGVQITVADKRGTEKSTAICSFIDMEVIE; from the coding sequence TTGAGGAAAGATTTCAGCATCCAGTTGAAAAATGCGAGACGATTGAATAATAAAGGATTCACGATGTTAGAGATGCTGTTTGCTTTTGCAATATTTTGTCTTATTATTTCGTATATTCCTATTTTTTATAAAATTGTCATACATGAAGAAAGCCTGAATAAGCGTTTGGCGATGATGGAATGGGAGGTTTTTGTCAGCCAAGTAAAAAAAGAAATAAGAATGAGTGATCGTCTTCAAATTAGCGGAAGCAAGCTTTTTTTGGAAAAGAACGGAAAACTCATTTTATATGAGATGTATGGTGAGAATTTGAGAAGGAGGGTAGATTTTACAGGCCATGAAGTTTTGCTCCAACAGGTTCATTCTATTCATTTTCAAAAACTCCATAATGGTGTGCAAATTACTGTTGCAGATAAAAGAGGAACTGAGAAATCAACGGCAATATGCTCTTTTATCGATATGGAGGTTATAGAATGA
- the comGD gene encoding competence type IV pilus minor pilin ComGD, whose amino-acid sequence MRKNEKGFTLIEILFVLTLFLIVSSITVFMVKPHYEFIEKTLFFTCLEADLYYAQQYAISHERQVHVNFMADSHYYKIHDYVNGKIIIERPYSKIIKVREGSLKLSFKFTYDGRIDRFGSIYITIGKEIYRMTFLLGEGRFYVTKDTKE is encoded by the coding sequence ATGAGAAAAAACGAAAAAGGTTTTACATTGATAGAAATATTGTTTGTATTAACATTATTCCTCATTGTTTCTTCTATCACTGTTTTCATGGTAAAACCCCATTATGAATTTATTGAAAAAACACTCTTTTTCACCTGCTTAGAAGCCGACCTTTATTATGCCCAGCAATATGCGATTTCCCACGAGCGGCAGGTTCATGTAAATTTTATGGCTGATAGCCATTATTACAAAATTCACGATTACGTAAACGGAAAAATTATCATTGAAAGACCCTATTCAAAAATCATTAAAGTTCGGGAAGGGTCGTTAAAACTGTCCTTCAAATTCACATACGATGGGAGAATTGACCGTTTTGGATCCATTTATATCACAATTGGAAAAGAAATATACCGTATGACTTTTTTGCTAGGCGAGGGGCGATTTTATGTTACGAAAGATACGAAAGAGTGA
- the comGC gene encoding competence type IV pilus major pilin ComGC: protein MKNEKGFTLIEMLIVLLVISILLIITIPNITKHNDNINNKGCEAFIKMVQAQVQAYEIEHKVYPQSVKDLISKGYLNEKEDKCPNGKEVIITNGVAAVKEGSS from the coding sequence TTGAAAAATGAAAAAGGTTTTACGTTAATAGAAATGTTGATTGTTTTGCTCGTCATTTCAATTTTGTTAATAATTACGATTCCAAATATTACAAAGCACAATGACAATATTAACAATAAAGGCTGTGAAGCATTCATAAAAATGGTTCAGGCTCAAGTCCAGGCATACGAAATTGAACATAAGGTTTATCCTCAATCTGTAAAAGACCTGATTTCAAAAGGTTATCTTAATGAAAAAGAAGATAAGTGTCCAAATGGGAAAGAAGTTATAATTACGAACGGTGTCGCAGCTGTGAAAGAAGGCTCTTCATGA
- the comGB gene encoding competence type IV pilus assembly protein ComGB, which yields MNRSKWKVEEQALFLKRTGELLARGYPLSEAIESISFYLDGNKKEQMEECLMDLKEGYPLYEILSKLNFNKNLIGYVYFAEKHGGLSEAFLDGSNMVLKREKDLKRLFRLLYYPLLLMSVTLFLFIFVERILLPKFTSLFQTMQLKMNFFTRIVYFLGDSGPIVFLVFFCLFLLALFYYYLYFRKMNQLLQKGSIVRLPLVGPVFRLLYTHYFSVQFSYLLTGGISIFEALSLFENNMRQPFYKEIGTEIKKRLTTGERLEMILASFPFFEYELSRIVKHGQENGKLGQELYFFSQYCLTKLESLTERWMKIIQPLLYSLIGLMIVSMYLAVLLPMFHLLDGI from the coding sequence ATGAATCGCTCGAAATGGAAGGTTGAAGAACAAGCTTTGTTTTTAAAACGAACCGGTGAACTTCTTGCGAGAGGTTATCCGTTATCAGAAGCAATTGAATCCATTTCTTTTTATCTGGATGGAAATAAAAAAGAACAAATGGAAGAATGCCTCATGGATTTAAAGGAAGGTTATCCTCTATATGAAATTCTTTCAAAGCTTAATTTCAATAAAAACTTAATTGGTTATGTTTATTTCGCTGAGAAGCATGGCGGGCTGTCTGAAGCTTTTCTTGACGGAAGTAATATGGTATTAAAAAGAGAAAAAGATTTAAAACGGCTTTTTAGGCTTTTGTATTACCCTCTTTTGTTAATGTCTGTTACTTTGTTTTTATTCATTTTTGTCGAAAGAATTCTCCTCCCAAAGTTTACATCTCTATTTCAAACAATGCAGCTGAAAATGAATTTTTTTACAAGAATTGTATACTTTTTGGGTGATTCCGGCCCGATTGTTTTTCTTGTTTTCTTCTGTCTTTTTCTCTTAGCCCTTTTTTACTATTATTTGTATTTCCGCAAAATGAATCAGCTTCTACAAAAAGGATCGATTGTTCGTCTTCCACTCGTCGGCCCCGTATTCAGACTTCTTTATACTCACTATTTTTCCGTTCAATTCAGTTATCTGTTAACCGGAGGTATTTCTATTTTTGAAGCTTTGAGCTTATTTGAAAATAATATGAGGCAGCCGTTCTATAAAGAAATCGGAACGGAAATTAAAAAAAGGCTGACAACAGGGGAGAGGCTTGAAATGATCTTGGCTTCTTTTCCGTTTTTTGAGTATGAGCTATCGAGAATTGTGAAACATGGCCAGGAAAACGGCAAACTTGGGCAGGAGCTTTATTTTTTTAGTCAATATTGCTTGACAAAATTAGAGTCTTTAACAGAAAGATGGATGAAAATTATTCAGCCGCTGCTATATAGCCTCATAGGTTTGATGATTGTGTCAATGTATCTTGCTGTCTTATTGCCAATGTTTCATTTACTTGATGGAATTTGA
- the comGA gene encoding competence type IV pilus ATPase ComGA yields MSSIKQLADRIIRDAVRNQATDIHIIPRKKDTLIQLRMGNRLVPRLYLPKEECDRLISHFKFTALMDIGERRRPQSGAFSFIVDGDAIGLRLSTLPANSSESLVIRILPQQKQIPFYQLSLFPSITRKLLALLKHAHGLIIFTGPTGSGKTTTLYSLLNETSHLFNRNVITLEDPIEKDADSVLQVQVNEKAGVSYAAGLKAILRHDPDIIMVGEIRDAETAKIAVRAALTGHLVLSTMHTRDAKGAIYRLIEFGVNWLEVEQTLVAVTAQRLVELTCPFCEEECSPYCFSYGRWKRASVFEILHGRALSSVMRRANGEDFEASYRTLKEMIKKGIALGYIKESEYDRWVYDDESLEMEG; encoded by the coding sequence GTGAGTTCAATAAAACAGTTGGCTGACAGAATTATAAGAGATGCTGTCCGAAATCAAGCTACAGACATTCACATTATCCCGAGAAAAAAAGATACCCTGATACAGCTTCGAATGGGCAACCGTCTAGTCCCTCGACTTTACCTCCCAAAAGAAGAATGTGACCGACTCATCTCTCATTTTAAATTTACGGCTTTAATGGATATCGGAGAAAGAAGGCGTCCCCAGAGCGGAGCTTTTTCCTTCATAGTCGATGGCGATGCAATCGGACTTCGTTTATCCACCCTTCCTGCCAACAGTAGTGAAAGTCTTGTTATCCGAATACTTCCTCAGCAAAAGCAAATTCCTTTTTATCAATTATCCTTATTTCCAAGCATTACACGAAAACTATTAGCGCTACTTAAACACGCTCATGGCCTAATTATTTTCACCGGACCAACCGGAAGCGGCAAGACCACTACCCTTTATTCACTCCTAAATGAAACTTCCCATTTATTTAATCGAAATGTGATTACGTTAGAGGATCCGATCGAAAAAGATGCTGATTCTGTTCTGCAAGTGCAAGTAAATGAAAAAGCGGGAGTATCGTATGCTGCTGGCTTAAAAGCTATTTTGCGGCACGACCCTGACATTATCATGGTCGGAGAGATAAGAGATGCGGAAACAGCAAAAATTGCCGTTCGGGCTGCTTTAACGGGACATCTTGTTTTGAGCACAATGCATACAAGGGATGCGAAGGGAGCGATCTACAGGCTGATAGAATTTGGTGTGAATTGGCTAGAAGTAGAACAAACGCTTGTAGCGGTAACTGCCCAGCGTCTTGTCGAATTAACTTGTCCATTTTGCGAAGAAGAGTGCTCTCCTTATTGCTTTTCGTACGGAAGGTGGAAAAGAGCAAGTGTTTTCGAGATTTTGCACGGCCGGGCTCTATCCTCTGTCATGAGAAGAGCTAACGGAGAAGATTTTGAGGCTTCGTACAGGACGTTAAAGGAAATGATCAAAAAAGGAATTGCACTTGGCTATATTAAGGAATCGGAATATGACAGGTGGGTGTATGATGATGAATCGCTCGAAATGGAAGGTTGA
- a CDS encoding helix-turn-helix transcriptional regulator, whose protein sequence is MEQTLRITNVLSDPTRYYIYQYISKQHQEVTVQEIADGFNIHPNVARLHLSKLEDVNMLVSETKKTGKGGRPSRYYRLSDNVIQLHFPYRDYQLLAKVAIQTMLSLGEEGKKALYMTGKKFGTEKIEQEIAKTSQNGESLDFEQKLNILKNAAIIAGFNPEFEVNEEKTKIYFQIFNCPFKEIAITNTKIVCGMHYEFLKGMFETLFDSVEFVEKENMFNGCLACAYQAFVTN, encoded by the coding sequence GTGGAACAAACATTACGAATTACAAATGTTTTATCTGATCCAACACGTTATTACATTTATCAATACATTTCAAAACAGCATCAGGAAGTAACTGTGCAGGAAATTGCGGATGGCTTTAATATTCATCCAAATGTTGCAAGACTTCACTTATCAAAGCTTGAAGATGTTAACATGTTAGTTTCTGAAACAAAAAAAACAGGTAAAGGAGGAAGGCCGAGCAGATATTACCGTTTATCCGACAATGTCATTCAATTGCATTTCCCATATCGTGATTATCAGCTTTTAGCGAAAGTGGCAATACAAACAATGCTTTCTCTTGGTGAAGAAGGGAAAAAAGCACTTTATATGACCGGAAAAAAATTCGGAACAGAAAAGATTGAACAGGAAATTGCAAAGACTTCCCAAAACGGAGAAAGCCTGGATTTTGAACAAAAGCTAAATATTCTTAAAAATGCAGCAATAATTGCAGGCTTTAATCCTGAGTTTGAAGTCAATGAAGAAAAAACTAAAATTTATTTTCAAATTTTTAATTGTCCATTCAAGGAAATAGCGATTACTAACACCAAGATCGTGTGCGGCATGCATTATGAATTCTTAAAGGGAATGTTTGAAACCCTGTTTGATTCAGTTGAATTCGTTGAAAAAGAAAATATGTTTAACGGTTGCTTGGCGTGCGCATATCAGGCATTTGTTACAAACTAA
- a CDS encoding DUF2626 domain-containing protein, with the protein MDRMYRVLGFWTGIFAVMFYLGDMYTTSLIFFGQTGFFLLLSYLKLSERMYLYIFGAYLTIFFAGFTYWTTFMMVPGAGGQ; encoded by the coding sequence ATGGACCGTATGTACAGAGTTTTAGGATTTTGGACTGGAATCTTCGCAGTCATGTTCTATTTAGGAGACATGTATACAACGTCCCTAATTTTCTTCGGTCAAACAGGATTTTTCTTATTGTTAAGCTACTTAAAACTGTCCGAGCGTATGTATTTGTATATCTTTGGTGCATACCTGACCATTTTCTTTGCAGGGTTCACCTATTGGACGACTTTTATGATGGTGCCTGGCGCTGGCGGCCAATAA